One window of Deltaproteobacteria bacterium genomic DNA carries:
- a CDS encoding fibronectin type III domain-containing protein, with product MDWLILILLVPAIIVPIVLLWGFVGCSSFDEAPPINTPAPTNLKATAKSTNLITLTWQDNSGGTAKFKYTRQEEGSPPPPPKTKDLPTNPFDDTEDLKEGTTYFYTVQATLPAASVSDPSNQSAATAFPATPSNVTATPQEVNRIDLSWTNNSNKANQFIIRDTLIPAGSFTEPKVPKGASQPFPLPVPEGSAHEFQVLAFVAGFQENIPQSEVKSLPSVPPVPAKPLAFKAMLATDQPNRQGRCLVQKIPKSLLKNKGSQIKITVRGSSVSSLTIDRIYISQPVAAGNLWDSLPLGTLGGLTKVVNKDLGDMAVFLPAGSRKTLGPLNYNLDQTNDVLIAFDISTDMDQGNLISVALLGATAYLRANTQQAAVADRGPGYIDDPNTLYLVEKIEVL from the coding sequence ATGGATTGGCTCATCCTGATCTTGCTCGTTCCGGCGATTATCGTGCCCATTGTGCTGCTGTGGGGCTTTGTGGGCTGCAGCAGTTTTGACGAAGCCCCCCCCATAAACACCCCAGCGCCGACCAATCTCAAAGCCACGGCGAAGAGCACGAACCTAATCACGTTGACGTGGCAGGATAATTCGGGGGGGACAGCTAAGTTCAAGTACACACGCCAGGAGGAAGGATCTCCCCCCCCTCCGCCGAAAACCAAGGACCTGCCCACCAACCCGTTTGACGACACAGAGGATCTGAAGGAGGGGACCACCTACTTTTATACAGTACAGGCTACCTTGCCAGCAGCATCCGTCTCCGACCCCTCCAACCAATCCGCAGCGACCGCGTTTCCCGCGACCCCTTCCAATGTGACTGCAACTCCGCAGGAGGTGAACCGGATCGATCTGAGTTGGACCAATAATTCGAACAAGGCGAACCAATTCATCATTCGGGACACGTTGATTCCTGCCGGGAGCTTCACGGAGCCGAAGGTTCCCAAAGGAGCTTCTCAGCCGTTTCCACTCCCCGTCCCTGAAGGCAGCGCGCACGAATTCCAGGTCCTTGCCTTCGTGGCTGGATTTCAGGAAAACATCCCACAATCAGAAGTCAAGTCTCTTCCCTCGGTCCCGCCAGTCCCGGCCAAACCTTTGGCTTTTAAGGCCATGCTCGCTACTGACCAGCCCAATCGCCAGGGCCGCTGCCTGGTCCAGAAGATCCCAAAGAGTCTGTTGAAAAATAAAGGCTCGCAAATAAAAATCACCGTGCGCGGCTCTAGTGTCAGCAGCCTGACCATTGACAGAATCTACATTTCGCAGCCGGTTGCTGCCGGGAACCTGTGGGACTCACTTCCGCTCGGGACCCTTGGCGGCCTCACGAAAGTCGTCAATAAAGACCTGGGGGATATGGCCGTATTTCTGCCGGCCGGCAGCCGCAAGACCTTAGGCCCTCTCAATTACAATCTGGATCAAACCAACGACGTGCTCATCGCCTTTGACATCAGTACTGACATGGACCAGGGCAATCTCATCAGCGTTGCTCTGTTGGGGGCGACGGCGTATCTCAGGGCGAACACCCAGCAGGCGGCTGTAGCCGATAGAGGACCTGGGTACATCGATGATCCCAACACGCTCTATTTGGTCGAGAAGATCGAGGTATTGTGA
- a CDS encoding DUF2442 domain-containing protein, producing the protein MSISMVEISVPNAEGVTVTEDTLSVDLSDGRTIAVPLAWFPRLLHATLKERNKWRLIGRGHGIHWDELDEDISIEGLLAGKPSAESQPSFKKWLDTRASRLTSRSTRLPPAGGCC; encoded by the coding sequence ATGAGTATTTCCATGGTTGAGATTTCTGTTCCCAATGCCGAAGGGGTAACCGTCACCGAGGATACCTTAAGCGTTGATTTGAGTGATGGACGAACCATCGCCGTCCCGCTAGCCTGGTTTCCCCGACTGCTCCACGCTACCCTCAAAGAACGCAACAAATGGCGATTGATTGGGAGAGGTCACGGCATCCACTGGGATGAGCTTGACGAAGACATCAGCATAGAGGGATTGTTAGCGGGCAAACCGTCTGCCGAGAGTCAGCCATCGTTTAAGAAATGGCTAGATACACGGGCTTCCCGCCTAACAAGCCGTTCCACCCGGCTGCCGCCCGCGGGCGGATGCTGCTGA
- a CDS encoding GNAT family N-acetyltransferase — protein MIERLMLPVSDSDFRDLAQLLVDAVESGAAVSFLAPLSLERAEDWWRRTISASPSAAIFLVARDAEGIVGTVQLHPAWAPNQPHRAEIAKLLVHRRSRRAGLGTRLMLSIEDAAQRAEFHLLTLDAKRGGTAEHLYRQLGWTHAGTIPGFAFDPDGTTPHDAVIFYKELDHADESRAG, from the coding sequence ATGATCGAGCGATTGATGCTGCCGGTGAGCGACTCCGATTTTCGAGACCTCGCTCAGCTTCTGGTAGACGCGGTCGAGTCTGGAGCAGCCGTGAGTTTTCTCGCGCCTCTCTCACTTGAGCGCGCTGAAGACTGGTGGCGAAGGACCATTTCTGCATCCCCCTCTGCGGCAATCTTCCTCGTAGCCCGCGATGCCGAAGGGATTGTTGGGACCGTCCAACTCCACCCGGCCTGGGCACCGAACCAGCCGCATCGAGCGGAGATTGCGAAGTTGCTGGTGCATCGCCGCAGCCGCCGTGCGGGCCTGGGTACTCGGCTGATGCTAAGCATCGAGGACGCGGCGCAACGCGCCGAGTTTCATCTCCTGACACTGGATGCAAAGCGGGGTGGCACGGCGGAGCACTTGTATCGGCAACTCGGATGGACCCACGCGGGGACGATCCCAGGGTTTGCCTTCGATCCGGACGGAACCACTCCGCATGATGCGGTTATCTTCTACAAGGAACTGGATCATGCCGACGAATCACGGGCTGGCTAA
- a CDS encoding DNA adenine methylase, translating into MQQLAFWTQREHAVNVASVPQRSPFRYPGGKTWLVPYIRQWFTSKPETPTLLVEPFAGGGVVSLTAAAERLAHHILMAERDEAVGAVWQTIINDAGGGEWLAERIASFKISSDSVTALLGASTSCVREQAFQTIVKNRVNRGGIMAPGAGLIKEGENGKGLSSRWYPQTLRRRILDIVQIRDRLRFLQGDGLPLFIQHAADRQAVFFIDPPYTVAGKRAGSRLYTYSEVNHEELFHLSSQLAGDFLMTYDDEAEVRSLAEQHGFEVRTVAMKSTHHANMKELLIGRDLQWLR; encoded by the coding sequence ATGCAGCAGTTGGCCTTCTGGACTCAAAGAGAGCATGCTGTCAATGTTGCCTCGGTGCCCCAGCGTAGTCCGTTTCGGTACCCGGGAGGCAAGACTTGGCTTGTTCCTTACATTCGACAATGGTTCACAAGTAAGCCGGAAACACCCACCTTACTCGTTGAACCTTTTGCCGGAGGCGGAGTCGTCAGCTTGACAGCCGCGGCCGAACGACTTGCTCACCATATTCTGATGGCGGAACGTGACGAAGCCGTAGGTGCGGTCTGGCAAACGATTATCAACGATGCTGGGGGGGGCGAATGGTTGGCGGAGCGCATCGCTTCCTTCAAAATCAGTTCCGATTCCGTTACTGCGTTACTTGGAGCTTCCACTTCTTGCGTGCGCGAACAAGCATTCCAGACAATTGTGAAGAATCGTGTCAACCGAGGTGGGATCATGGCGCCAGGGGCCGGGTTAATTAAAGAAGGGGAGAATGGAAAAGGATTATCTTCGCGTTGGTATCCTCAAACTCTGAGGAGGCGAATCCTTGACATCGTACAAATACGAGATCGACTGCGGTTCCTCCAAGGTGATGGACTCCCTTTGTTCATTCAGCATGCGGCGGACCGGCAAGCCGTCTTCTTCATTGATCCGCCCTACACGGTAGCGGGCAAACGCGCTGGGAGTCGGCTCTACACCTATTCAGAAGTGAACCACGAAGAACTGTTCCACCTCTCTTCGCAATTAGCGGGCGACTTCCTCATGACCTACGACGATGAGGCAGAAGTACGTAGCTTGGCCGAGCAACATGGATTTGAAGTGCGAACCGTAGCCATGAAAAGCACGCACCACGCAAACATGAAAGAACTCCTCATTGGGCGCGACCTCCAGTGGCTTCGCTAA
- a CDS encoding PPOX class F420-dependent oxidoreductase: MVFSEKEMAYLKAQRLARIATVSKKSQPDVAPISFEFDGQYFYVGGRDNPATMKYRNVERGNTKVAIVFDDWESLEPWRPRSLKIHGSAELVKRKGNLGQGTYLRITPEVKWSMGIDEPAFQNGKPVIKKATKK; this comes from the coding sequence ATCGTTTTCTCGGAAAAGGAAATGGCGTACCTGAAAGCCCAGCGCCTAGCACGTATCGCCACGGTCTCGAAGAAATCGCAGCCCGATGTGGCACCAATCTCGTTCGAGTTCGACGGGCAGTATTTTTATGTCGGTGGCCGTGATAACCCGGCGACGATGAAATATCGTAACGTCGAGCGCGGGAACACGAAAGTGGCGATCGTTTTCGACGACTGGGAATCGCTCGAACCCTGGCGGCCCCGCTCGCTCAAGATCCACGGCAGCGCCGAGTTGGTGAAACGCAAAGGGAACTTGGGCCAGGGGACCTACCTCCGCATCACCCCGGAGGTGAAGTGGAGCATGGGCATCGACGAGCCAGCTTTCCAGAATGGCAAGCCGGTGATTAAGAAGGCCACGAAGAAATAA
- a CDS encoding LLM class flavin-dependent oxidoreductase has protein sequence MTRSRKLRLGAFMRPVSIHTAAWRYPGAFPDANFNFAHYQRFVQTLERGRFDAFFMADHLAVMNMPMNALQRSATVTSFDPLTLLPALAVVTEHLGLIATASTTYNDPYHVARKFASLDHISGGRAGWNVVTSANPREAMNFGREEHLEHGERYRRAREFFDVVTGLWDSWADDAFIRNVETGIYFDPAKMHVLNHKGEHLSVRGPLNVARPIQGWPVIVQAGASEAGRQLAAETAEVIFSSPNNLPDAQRFYADVKDRMEALGRPRDHLKVLPGAFVVVGDTVAEARAKKALLDSLVHPDSGIASLSVQLGHDVSGLDLDGPLPEIPESNASKSSRQKLVHMAQRDHMTVRQLAQYVGGSFGALELIGTPVTIAYQMEEWLETEGCDGFNIMFPYLPGGLDDFVDQVVPELQRRELFRREYEGATLRENLGLPRPQNRFF, from the coding sequence ATGACTCGCTCGCGAAAACTCCGACTCGGCGCATTCATGCGACCGGTCAGCATTCATACCGCTGCGTGGCGCTATCCCGGGGCGTTCCCGGATGCGAACTTCAATTTCGCTCATTACCAACGCTTCGTCCAAACGCTGGAGCGCGGACGCTTCGACGCCTTTTTCATGGCGGATCACCTCGCCGTCATGAATATGCCGATGAATGCCTTGCAACGCAGCGCCACGGTGACGTCGTTCGATCCGCTGACCTTGCTTCCGGCGCTGGCCGTGGTGACCGAGCATCTGGGGCTGATCGCCACGGCGTCTACCACTTACAACGATCCCTATCATGTTGCGCGGAAGTTTGCTTCGCTTGATCACATCAGCGGTGGCCGTGCTGGCTGGAATGTAGTGACTTCGGCCAACCCGCGCGAGGCCATGAATTTTGGGCGCGAGGAACACTTGGAGCACGGGGAGCGTTACCGGCGTGCGCGCGAGTTCTTCGATGTAGTGACCGGTCTGTGGGACAGTTGGGCGGATGATGCTTTCATTCGCAATGTCGAGACCGGCATCTATTTCGATCCGGCCAAGATGCATGTGCTGAACCACAAAGGCGAGCATCTTTCCGTGCGGGGGCCATTGAACGTCGCCCGTCCGATTCAGGGCTGGCCGGTGATTGTCCAAGCTGGCGCGTCCGAGGCCGGGCGTCAGCTTGCCGCCGAGACGGCGGAGGTCATCTTCAGTAGTCCCAACAACTTGCCCGATGCTCAACGTTTTTATGCTGATGTGAAAGATCGCATGGAGGCGCTCGGTCGGCCTCGCGATCACCTGAAAGTCTTGCCGGGGGCTTTCGTGGTGGTGGGCGATACCGTGGCTGAAGCACGAGCGAAGAAAGCGCTGCTGGATAGTCTGGTACATCCCGATAGCGGCATCGCCTCGCTCTCCGTGCAACTCGGGCACGATGTATCCGGCTTGGATTTGGACGGTCCGTTGCCGGAGATTCCCGAGAGCAACGCCAGTAAGAGTTCGCGGCAGAAGTTGGTGCACATGGCGCAGCGCGACCACATGACCGTGCGTCAACTTGCCCAATATGTGGGTGGCAGCTTCGGTGCCCTGGAGCTGATCGGCACCCCGGTCACGATTGCCTACCAAATGGAAGAGTGGCTGGAGACGGAAGGTTGCGACGGTTTCAACATCATGTTCCCGTACCTTCCCGGTGGGCTCGACGATTTTGTCGATCAAGTGGTGCCGGAACTGCAACGACGTGAACTGTTCCGGCGTGAGTACGAAGGCGCGACCTTGCGGGAGAATCTCGGCTTACCCCGTCCGCAGAATCGTTTCTTTTAA